One part of the Microbacterium saperdae genome encodes these proteins:
- the nucS gene encoding endonuclease NucS: MRLVIARCSVDYTGRLNAHLPLATRLLVHKGDGSLLVHSDGGSYKPLNWMSPPCSLSSEDPGEEEASAGVVEVWRVTHKKTGDALRVQIYEIIHDSSHELGIDPGLQKDGVEADLQRLLAEQVDRISEGATLVRREYPTAIGPVDLLVRDADGAAIAVEIKRRGDIDGVEQLTRYLELLGRDPHLSPVQGVFAAQEIKPQARVLAEDRGIRCLVLDYDDMKGIESGIPRLF, encoded by the coding sequence GTGCGTCTCGTCATCGCCCGCTGCTCGGTCGACTACACCGGTCGACTCAATGCCCATCTCCCGCTTGCCACGCGTCTGCTCGTGCACAAGGGTGACGGGAGTCTGCTCGTGCACTCGGACGGCGGCAGCTACAAGCCGCTGAACTGGATGAGCCCTCCCTGCTCGCTGTCCTCCGAGGATCCCGGCGAGGAAGAGGCGAGCGCCGGCGTCGTCGAGGTGTGGCGTGTGACCCACAAGAAGACCGGCGACGCGCTGCGCGTGCAGATCTACGAGATCATCCACGACTCCTCGCACGAGTTGGGCATCGACCCCGGCCTGCAGAAGGACGGTGTCGAAGCCGACCTGCAGCGACTGCTTGCGGAGCAGGTCGATCGGATCTCGGAGGGCGCGACGCTCGTGCGCCGCGAGTACCCCACGGCGATCGGTCCCGTCGATCTGCTGGTGCGGGATGCGGACGGTGCCGCGATCGCGGTCGAGATCAAGCGCCGCGGCGACATCGACGGCGTCGAGCAGCTCACGCGGTACCTGGAGCTGCTGGGTCGAGACCCGCACCTCTCTCCCGTGCAGGGCGTGTTCGCCGCACAGGAGATCAAGCCGCAGGCCCGTGTGCTCGCCGAGGACCGCGGCATCCGCTGCCTCGTGCTCGACTACGACGACATGAAGGGCATCGAGTCCGGCATCCCCCGGCTGTTCTGA
- a CDS encoding MFS transporter — protein sequence MESALTRSQFVRWRAAIFAIFFASGLSIATWASRVPSIKADLALDNAQVGLILLGMGTASIIGISTSPAVMARTGARRGMLLTILLFAVGITLVGLGSTVFASVPIVLIGMVLFGFGNGSLDVMMNVEATAIEQQMGKTILPVFHAFFSFGTVIGAGLGALAALLSLTVAVHASIMGALIAVLAFVCFSQVPAREAALDPGPSEKPHWRARMHVALEAWREPRTYLLGVVMLGMAFAEGGANDWIALGTEQGHGFTTGTGAIALAVFSVGMTVVRLFGGPLVDRFGRVAVLRILAVAAASGILLFILAPNLPLVLVGAALWGIGASLGFPLGMSAAADDPAKAAARVSAAATIGYVAFLGGPPVLGFISEHIGLLNTLYILVVLVVASGLFSGAARPLRDDEKTPGATTSG from the coding sequence ATGGAATCCGCTCTCACCCGCTCCCAGTTCGTCCGGTGGCGGGCTGCCATCTTCGCGATCTTCTTCGCGAGCGGCCTGTCGATCGCCACCTGGGCCTCGCGGGTCCCGAGCATCAAAGCGGATCTCGCACTCGACAACGCGCAAGTCGGGCTCATCCTCCTGGGCATGGGCACGGCATCGATCATCGGCATCTCCACCAGCCCGGCCGTCATGGCGCGCACCGGTGCGCGCCGAGGGATGCTCCTGACGATCCTGCTGTTCGCGGTCGGCATCACCCTCGTCGGGCTGGGATCGACGGTCTTCGCGTCGGTTCCGATCGTTCTCATCGGCATGGTGCTGTTCGGCTTCGGAAACGGCAGCCTCGACGTGATGATGAACGTCGAGGCCACGGCGATCGAGCAGCAGATGGGCAAGACGATCCTGCCCGTGTTCCACGCGTTCTTCAGCTTCGGCACCGTCATCGGCGCGGGCCTCGGGGCTCTCGCCGCGCTGCTCTCCCTCACCGTCGCGGTGCACGCGTCGATCATGGGGGCGCTGATCGCCGTGCTCGCCTTCGTCTGCTTCTCTCAGGTGCCCGCGCGGGAGGCGGCGCTCGACCCGGGGCCGTCCGAGAAGCCGCATTGGCGGGCGCGGATGCACGTCGCCCTCGAAGCCTGGCGTGAACCTCGCACCTACCTGCTCGGCGTGGTCATGCTCGGCATGGCGTTCGCGGAAGGAGGCGCGAACGACTGGATCGCCCTGGGCACCGAACAGGGCCACGGCTTCACGACCGGGACGGGCGCGATCGCTCTCGCAGTGTTCTCCGTCGGGATGACCGTGGTGCGTCTTTTCGGCGGACCGCTGGTCGACCGTTTCGGCCGCGTGGCCGTGCTGCGCATCCTCGCGGTGGCCGCCGCATCCGGCATCCTGCTCTTCATCCTCGCCCCGAACCTTCCTCTCGTGCTCGTGGGCGCGGCGCTCTGGGGCATCGGCGCATCGCTCGGCTTCCCGCTCGGGATGTCGGCCGCAGCCGACGATCCCGCGAAGGCGGCGGCCCGCGTGAGCGCGGCGGCGACCATCGGCTACGTGGCGTTCCTCGGCGGACCTCCCGTGCTCGGCTTCATCAGCGAGCACATCGGCCTGCTGAACACCCTGTACATCCTGGTCGTGCTGGTCGTGGCGTCCGGCCTGTTCTCGGGAGCCGCGCGCCCGCTCCGGGACGACGAGAAGACCCCGGGGGCGACGACGAGCGGCTGA